One part of the Sciurus carolinensis chromosome 6, mSciCar1.2, whole genome shotgun sequence genome encodes these proteins:
- the Isoc1 gene encoding isochorismatase domain-containing protein 1 yields MAAAEPAVPALPGSSGVGTGAPSGTVPVLFCFSVFARPSSVPHGAGYELLIQKFLSLYGDQIDMHRKFVVQLFAEEWGQYVDLPKGFAVSERCKVRLVPLQIQLTTLGNLTPSSTVFFCCDMQERFRPAIKYFGDIISVGQRLLQGARILGIPVIVTEQYPKGLGSTVQEIDLTGVKLVLPKTKFSMVLPEVEAALAEIPGVRSVVLFGVETHVCIQQTALELIGRGIEVHIVADATSSRSMMDRMFALERLARTGIIVTTSEAVLLQLVADKDHPKFKEIQNLIKASAPESGLLSKV; encoded by the exons ATGGCGGCGGCGGAGCCCGCTGTCCCGGCGCTCCCCGGCAGCAGCGGCGTGGGCACGGGGGCGCCGTCGGGCACCGTCCCGGTGCTTTTCTGCTTCTCAGTCTTCGCGCGGCCCTCGTCCGTGCCGCACGGTGCGGGCTACGAGCTGCTCATCCAGAAGTTCCTCAGCTTGTACGGCGACCAGATCGACATGCACCGCAAATTCGTGGTGCAGCTCTTCGCGGAGGAGTGGGGCCAGTACGTGGACCTGCCCAAGGGCTTCGCGGTGAGCGAGCGGTGCAAGGTGCGCCTCGTGCCGCTGCAGATCCAG cTCACTACTCTGGGAAATCTTACACCTTCAAGCACTGTGTTTTTCTGCTGTGATATGCAGGAAAGATTCAGACCAGCCATCAAGTATTTTGGGGATATTATTAGTGTGGGACAAAGATTG TTGCAAGGTGCACGGATTTTAGGAATTCCAGTTATTGTAACAGAACAATACCCAAAAGGCCTTGGAAGCACTGTTCAAGAAATTGATTTAACAGGTGTAAAACTGGTACTTCCAAAGACAAAGTTTTCAATGGTATTACCAGAAGTTGAAGCAGCATTAGCAGAGATTCCTGGAGTTAGGAGTGTTGTATTGTTTGGAGTAGAA ACTCATGTATGCATCCAGCAAACTGCTCTGGAGCTCATTGGCCGAGGAATTGAGGTTCATATTGTTGCTGATGCCACCTCATCAAGAAGCATGATGGACAGGATGTTTGCTCTTGAG CGCCTTGCTCGAACTGGAATCATAGTGACCACGAGTGAGGCTGTTCTGCTGCAGCTGGTTGCAGATAAAGACCATCCAAAATTCAAGGAAATCCAGAATCTCATTAAGGCCAGTGCTCCAGAGTCCGGTCTGCTGTCTAAAGTATAG